The segment TCACCTGTACCTGAGTGCGGTACAGGCAACGCACGGGCCAAGCGGCCACCTTAATCGACAATTTCGCGTGGAGACGTTCAATGGCAGGTGATAGCTTGCAGCCCAGCACTTTGCCCGCGGCCCCTTCGTCGCGCTCATGGACCCTGGCTGCTTATCAGTACATGTTGCGAAAGCGCCTGCTCAGGCAGGCCTCGCCAGATATCAGGAGCATTGCCGAGCGTTCGTGGGACATTGCGCCGGGTGAAATGTCCATTACCCCGCCCGCGATATTTTTGCCAGGCCAGCTCGAGCGCGTCACGGGCTGGGAAGGCAAGCGGTTCTATCCCTTCGTGCACCCGCGCTCGACCATGGAAGGCGGCATCCGGACCGCGCATGGGCCGACCCGCGGCTATTTGTGCAGGGACGTGTGGCTGATCGACGGCGCGTTGTACAAGGGCAAGGCTGCCCAGTGGCTGTCGCACCGGCATAGCGCGTTCGCGCCCCTGAGCGTTGAGCATGAGATCGATCGCGGGGCGATCTACTGCACGCATAACGGCAATGCGTGGTTCGGCACCTGGTTGATGGAGGATTGCCCGACCTACGCGCTGGCCTGCAACGAGGGCATGCCCGTCACCACCGCGCCCTCCGTGAAATACCCGATCTTCGCCCAGGCCCCTGCCTATGAAGCATGGCTTGGCATGCAGCCGCATCGCCTGCGCACGGCGTTCTTCCGCGAGCTGGTGCTGTTCGATGACCAGAGCAATAACCGTGACCGTCATGCCCGGTATCGGGCAATGGGCGACAAGCTTCGTGCGCATGTGGCCCACGCCTCGCACCCAGGCGTATTTCTGCTGCGCGGCGGCGACGGCGACCTGCGCCTGCTGCGCAACGAACTGGCACTGGCTGAACACTTGCGCCTCACCCGGGGGTTTCGCGTCGTCGATCCGTTGAAAAGCGACGTGCCTTCGATCGTCGCAGCCTGCGCCGGGGCGCATGTGGTCATCGGGGTGGAGGGGAGCCAATTGGTTCACGGCGTGAACGTGCTGGAGGCGGGCGGGTGCCTGCTGACCCTGCAGCCGCCGAACCGCTTCGTCAGCTACTACAAGTACCTCACCGACCGCGACCATCAGCACTTCGGTTTCGTGGTTGGCTTGCCCGACGGGGAGGGCTTTCGTATCGATATCCAGGAAGTGGAGCGAACGCTGGACCTGTTCCCGTCTCCGGCGGTGTAGTATAGGCCGATTCCAAGGGATGGGGGCAAAGCGACGATGCTTGAGGTATCTCGGTTCTGGCGTGATCCGGCACTGCCCTTCGTCGAGGCGCGTGTGGTGGGAGACGGGCGCCAGGTGTGCCACGCATTCCACTCCCACGAGAGCTTTTCGCTCGGGGTGATCACCGGCGGGCGCAGTACTTACGTCAGCGGTAACCAACAGTTCGAGGTTGCGGCCGGCAGCACCGTGTTAATCAATCCGGGCGTGATTCACGCGTGCAATCCTGTGTCGGGTCTGCCGTGGTCATACATCATGCTGTTCATCGACACGCCGTGGCTGGCATCGGTAGGTTTTACCTGGCCGAGCCAACGATACAGCGCAGCCCCAGGCCTGTATCAGCAGGTGCTATCGGTATGCGCCACGCTGTTTGACCCCGATGCGGCCGAGCGTGAGCAAGGCCTTATATCGATGCTGTGCGACCTGCCCAGCTTCCTCGACCATGAACCGGCGCCTGAGGCTGCGCTCAACCCGCGCCTTGAGGCGGCCGCAGCGTTCATCCGCGCCCACCGAAGCGATCCGCTAACGCTACAAGACATTGCCACGGCATGCGGCTTGTCGCGTGCCTACCTGATCCGTGCCTTTGGCAAGCGCTTCGGCCTGACGCCGCACGGTTACCTGCTCGATCAGCGTGTGCAACTGGCCCGGTCGCACTTGCGCCACGGGCAATCGATCGCCGAGGCAGCCCAGCACGCGGGCTTTGCCGATCAGTCGCACTTGCAGCGGGCATTCAAGCGGCATCTGGCGGCCACCCCCGGGCATTATCGGTAAGCCGCAGAGTCTATATGACCAGCCCTACTGCGCTGGCGATCAACAACGCAGCAAGCGTACGATTCAATAGGCGCAGCGGGCGCGGGCTCTGCAGGTGCCGCCCTGCAACGCTGCCCGCCCAAGCCCAGCAGGCCACGGACACGAAGCATATCGGTGCGTATATCCCTGTAAAGATCCACAACGCCTGTTGCTCGCCTGCTGCATAGGCGCCCACCCCGGCCACTGCGGCAAGCCACGCCTTGGGGTTCAACCACTGCATGGTTGCCCCGCACCAGGCTGAAGGGGGCGCGCAGGTATGAGTGGCGCCCAGTGCGCCGTCGTCGCTGGCGAGTCGCAAGGCCATGTAAAGCAGAAACAGCACGCCCCCGGCCTGGAGCACACCCTGTAGCGGCGCCCAATGTGCCAGTAGCTGATGCAGGCCGTTGCCCACCAGCAGCAGGAGCGCGCAAAAACCCAGTGTCGCGCCTGCTGCGTGGCTCAGGCTGGCGGGAAGGCCGTGCCGAACGCCGCTGGCCAGGGCCACTACATTAACCGGGCCTGGCGAAATGGAGGCCGCCAGTGCGAAGGCGGCCATGGACAATGCTAGATTCATGGCAAAGTACTCACGGGTGATGTGCCGGGCATCATCCAGCCACAACGTCAGTCCGGTATTGAACAAAAGTGCCCACCCGGCGCCGGTGAACGCACCGGCTGCACACGGGCATAGGTTGCTAACGGTTTGTAATAGTTTTGCGCTTACCGGAAAACCTGCTGTGCTTGTAGGATCATCTTCCCTAATTGTTATTCAGGTCACTATGAGCACCTTCGCGGAGCCTCCCAGTCCCCGGCCTTGCTGGCCACATCGTTCAATCCCCTCAATCTCTACGAGTATTCGCTAATGGAATGGCTGGCTGATCCGACGGCCTGGCTAGGCCTGCTCACGCTTATCGTCCTGGAATTGGTATTGGGTATCGACAACCTGGTATTCATCGCCATTCTGGCTGACAAGCTTCCCCCTCATCAGCGCGACCGCGCCCGCATCATTGGCCTGAGCCTGGCGCTGATCATGCGCCTGGGTCTGCTGGCGAGTATTTCCTGGATGGTCACGCTTACGGCGCCATTGTTCGAGGTGTTCGACAAGAGTTTCTCGGGGCGCGACCTGATCATGCTCTTTGGTGGTGTGTTCCTGCTGTTCAAAGCGACCATGGAATTGCATGAGCGGCTCGAGGGCCATGTCGCCCAGACCAGCGGCCCGGTACGTCACGCGGCCTTCTGGCCAATCGTTGCGCAGATCGTGGTGCTCGATGCGGTCTTCTCTCTGGATGCGGTGATCACCGCCGTGGGCATGGTCGAACACCTGTCCATCATGATGATCGCGGTGATTTTCTCCATCGGTATCATGATCGTGGCCAGCAAGCCGCTGACCCGGTTCGTCAATGCCCACCCGACGGTCATCATGTTGTGCCTGGGCTTTTTGATGATGATCGGTTTCAGCCTGACCGCAGAAGGCCTGGGCTTCCACATCCCCAAAGGCTATCTGTATGCAGCGATCGGCTTCTCGATTCTGATCGAGCTGTTCAATCAGCTGGCCAGGGCGCGGCGCAAGCGCAGCCTGCAGCAGCATCGGCCTTTGCGTGAGCGTACGGCGCATGCGGTATTGCGTCTGCTCGGCGGTCGTCGCGTCGAAGCTGACGAAATCGGGGAAGAGATCGCCGACATGGTAGAGGGCAATGGCGAACAGGTGCTGTTCGATCGCCGCGAGCGGGTCATGATCAGCGGCGTGCTGAACTTGGCCGAGCGCCCGATCCGGACAGTCATGACCGTGCGCTCGGAAGTCGACGTGATCGATCTGGCTCAACCGCCCGACGCCATCACACACGCATTGATCAGTTCGCCTTACTCGCGGCTGCCGCTGATTCGTGATGGTCGGGTGGACGAGCCATTAGGCTTCGTGCACAAGAAAGAAATGCTCAAGGAACTGCTGTCGGGCAATCAGCCTGACCTGGAGGGCATGGCCCGCGCCCCGTTGAACCTGCTGGACAGCTTCAGCATCCTTAACGCCCTGGAACAGATGCGCAACCAGTCCACCCATATTGCTTTCGTGGTCAACGAGTTCGGGGATTTCACAGGCGTGCTGACCATGACCGATATTCTCGAATCCATCGCCGGTGAGCTACCTGACGCCAGTGAAGTCGAAGGGCCTGGGATCATTCAGGACAGCGAGGGCTTTGTCGTCAGTGGCGCAGTGAACCTGACCCAGGTGCAGGCTCGAACGGGCTTCGCTGCTCGTGCGACCGAGGACTACCAGACCCTGGCGGGCCTGGTGATGAGCTTGCTCGATCGCCTTCCGGTGGTAGGCGATCGTATTGCCTGGAACGGCTGGACGCTAATCGTCGAGGCTGTGGAAGAGCGCCGGGTACGTCAGGTGCGGCTTAAACCGAACGCCGACGGTGACGCAGCATGTGCTTGAACCCTTCGATGACCAGCACCACTACCGCAGCCCAGATGGGCAGGTAAGTGAGCCATTGGTCTGGACCGATGGTTTCGCCCAACAGCAAGGCTACGCCGACCAGCAGGACCGGCTCGACGTAGCTGAGCAGTCCAAACAGGCTAAACGGCAATAGTCTGCTGGCCAGGACATAAGCGATCAACGCGGACGCGCTGATCGCTCCCAGCACGGGGATCAGTACATAAAGGCCTGGATGGGCCTGCATGTCGGCGTTGGAGAGCGGCCCTTGCACCACGAAATAGATGGCCCAAGGCAACAGCAGGCACATGTCGCACCACAGCCCGCCTAGATGATCCGTGCCGCAGCGGCGCCTCAGCACGAAATAGATCGGGTAGCCGATAACCACCACCAGGGTTTCCCAGGCGAAACTGCCGTGCTGATACAGTTCATGGCCCACCCCAAGCGCTGCACAGCCCACTGCAATCTTCTGCAAGTGCGACAATCGTTCGCCGTAGACCAATCGGCCCGTGAGCACCATGGCCAGGGGCAACATGAAGTAACCCATCGACACTTCCAGGCTGCGTCCATGCAGCGGCGCCCACAGAAACAGCCACAGTTGCACGCCCATCAGCCAGGACGTACCCACCATACCCAGCAGCAGCCGGGGTGTACGTCTCACCCTGCGCAGCAATTCGCCCACCCTTGCCCAGTCCTTGGACACCAGCATGAACAGCGTCAGGCAAGGCAGAGTGAGCAGCGTGCGCCAACCGAAGATTTCCTCGCCGTCCAGTGGCTTGAGCAGCGATGTATAAAAGTACATCACGGCGAACAGGCAGGACGCCATGACCGATGTAACAATCCCTTTTGACACAAGTGCCTCGTATACAGGAGATGAGCGTTGAGATCAGCCGCGCATGATCTCAGGGG is part of the Pseudomonas parafulva genome and harbors:
- the rarD gene encoding EamA family transporter RarD, encoding MSKGIVTSVMASCLFAVMYFYTSLLKPLDGEEIFGWRTLLTLPCLTLFMLVSKDWARVGELLRRVRRTPRLLLGMVGTSWLMGVQLWLFLWAPLHGRSLEVSMGYFMLPLAMVLTGRLVYGERLSHLQKIAVGCAALGVGHELYQHGSFAWETLVVVIGYPIYFVLRRRCGTDHLGGLWCDMCLLLPWAIYFVVQGPLSNADMQAHPGLYVLIPVLGAISASALIAYVLASRLLPFSLFGLLSYVEPVLLVGVALLLGETIGPDQWLTYLPIWAAVVVLVIEGFKHMLRHRRRSV
- a CDS encoding LysE family translocator, with protein sequence MNLALSMAAFALAASISPGPVNVVALASGVRHGLPASLSHAAGATLGFCALLLLVGNGLHQLLAHWAPLQGVLQAGGVLFLLYMALRLASDDGALGATHTCAPPSAWCGATMQWLNPKAWLAAVAGVGAYAAGEQQALWIFTGIYAPICFVSVACWAWAGSVAGRHLQSPRPLRLLNRTLAALLIASAVGLVI
- a CDS encoding glycosyltransferase 61 family protein — its product is MAGDSLQPSTLPAAPSSRSWTLAAYQYMLRKRLLRQASPDIRSIAERSWDIAPGEMSITPPAIFLPGQLERVTGWEGKRFYPFVHPRSTMEGGIRTAHGPTRGYLCRDVWLIDGALYKGKAAQWLSHRHSAFAPLSVEHEIDRGAIYCTHNGNAWFGTWLMEDCPTYALACNEGMPVTTAPSVKYPIFAQAPAYEAWLGMQPHRLRTAFFRELVLFDDQSNNRDRHARYRAMGDKLRAHVAHASHPGVFLLRGGDGDLRLLRNELALAEHLRLTRGFRVVDPLKSDVPSIVAACAGAHVVIGVEGSQLVHGVNVLEAGGCLLTLQPPNRFVSYYKYLTDRDHQHFGFVVGLPDGEGFRIDIQEVERTLDLFPSPAV
- a CDS encoding helix-turn-helix domain-containing protein produces the protein MLEVSRFWRDPALPFVEARVVGDGRQVCHAFHSHESFSLGVITGGRSTYVSGNQQFEVAAGSTVLINPGVIHACNPVSGLPWSYIMLFIDTPWLASVGFTWPSQRYSAAPGLYQQVLSVCATLFDPDAAEREQGLISMLCDLPSFLDHEPAPEAALNPRLEAAAAFIRAHRSDPLTLQDIATACGLSRAYLIRAFGKRFGLTPHGYLLDQRVQLARSHLRHGQSIAEAAQHAGFADQSHLQRAFKRHLAATPGHYR
- a CDS encoding TerC family protein encodes the protein MEWLADPTAWLGLLTLIVLELVLGIDNLVFIAILADKLPPHQRDRARIIGLSLALIMRLGLLASISWMVTLTAPLFEVFDKSFSGRDLIMLFGGVFLLFKATMELHERLEGHVAQTSGPVRHAAFWPIVAQIVVLDAVFSLDAVITAVGMVEHLSIMMIAVIFSIGIMIVASKPLTRFVNAHPTVIMLCLGFLMMIGFSLTAEGLGFHIPKGYLYAAIGFSILIELFNQLARARRKRSLQQHRPLRERTAHAVLRLLGGRRVEADEIGEEIADMVEGNGEQVLFDRRERVMISGVLNLAERPIRTVMTVRSEVDVIDLAQPPDAITHALISSPYSRLPLIRDGRVDEPLGFVHKKEMLKELLSGNQPDLEGMARAPLNLLDSFSILNALEQMRNQSTHIAFVVNEFGDFTGVLTMTDILESIAGELPDASEVEGPGIIQDSEGFVVSGAVNLTQVQARTGFAARATEDYQTLAGLVMSLLDRLPVVGDRIAWNGWTLIVEAVEERRVRQVRLKPNADGDAACA